The nucleotide window GTCGGCATCATCGGTGCCTTGATCGCGCGCTTTGAGCCGCAGGGAATGGCGCGCGCCATGGTCTCCGCGGCGGGGGCGCAGGTGTTGGCCTTTGTGATCGCACTGGCAGCCGGGTGGGGCTTCACCGGGCCGATTACGTTAGTCTTCGCCGCGCTCTGGCTCGGATCGGCCATGCTATTTCGTCGGGCAGCGATGGAGGTTTCGCCGGCGGGTGTAGCAGCCGAGAGTTGAGCCGCGCAACGACGGTCGAATCGGAGATTGCAGCTCATGGTTCGCGCCACCCACGCGGCTCTGGCAGGCCAGCGTGATCCTCCCGTGAAGACAAATGGGCTACAAGAAAAGGAGCAGTGAGGAAGAGGTGCTACCTGGAAGGATCATAGTGTCCAGTGGCTCGATCTTCCATCTTCGAAGCGACGCATCAGGGCGAGGGCACCAACGACACAGCTACCGAAAAGCAAACCTTCGATCCCTCCAAGTACGGCCTGCGTCGCCTGGCCGAAATGAAGCTCTCCGAAGAGTGGCCCGAAGCTTTCGAGTTGAAGCCTCGAGTCCGCGAACGACTTCGCCAGCAGGTCGAGACTGCCTCCCATGAGGCGGCCTCCGGCGAGCGGGATAAGGGCGCCCGCGACGGCCCCGCCAAACCCTGCCCCTGCCGCTGAATGCCAGCACGCAACTCCACCCGCACGTTCTCCAAGTCGATTTCCCAGGTACGCTCCCAGAGCAAGCCCAGCCCCAAGGGCGGCACCCTCCGGCCCGCCTGTGATGCCCGCAGGGGCGTGACCGACCAGCAGGTTGAACGCATCCACGCCGAGCAGCTTGGCCAAAGCGCCGACCAAAAGCCCTCCGAACATAGCCCCGGCGATGCGAAGTACAACGCGCATCTTCGGCAAGAAATGCGCAGCTACGCCTGCCCCGGCAAGGCCGAAGCCGACGCCGAATCCTCCGGTCAGCCCCACCAGTACATTGAGACTGACGAGAACGAACAGGGTTGAAAGCGTCCCCACCCCGGCATCTGCGGAGGCAAGTCCAAACCCATAGAGTAGCCCTCCAAATAGTCCCGCAGTCGCACCGCCGAGAGTTCCTGCCAACCATTCGCGCAAACTATCCTGCCATATCCGCGGTTTGCTTGCGCGGCTGTGGGAGTGTGCGACCGTCCCGACGGAAGACGCCTCTGCACTGTTGTCGTGCTTGGGCGAACGTGCGCCAGGCCTGTCCTGTGCTACTGGCTCCACGTCCCCGATGAAACGGTAGCCGCTACGGGGAACCGTCTGGATGAAGCGCGGATTCGATGCATCATCCCCGAGCTGCTTGCGAATCTCCTTGATGCATTGCGTAAGGGCGCTGTCACTCACAACGACGTCACTCCACACCTCGCTAAAGAAACGACTCTTGTGCACGAGCTGGCCGCGCTCTCGAACCAGCAGAACGAGAGCGTCGAGATAGCGCGCGTTCAGGTCAATTCGTGCGTCGCCGCGCCATAGCTGTCGGTCCGGCACGTCGAGCAGGAATTCATCGAAACGGTAGCGGGATGCTTCGAGATTTTCTTTGGTCACATCAAGACCCATATGAATGCCACACAGTGCTTCTGTAACTCACGACGCGTGCTAAACATGCGGTCGCCCTGACGCTCCGCGCGCGCGGCAGGTTCGCGTCTTTCTCTCGACGTGAGTCCGCAATTCGACCAACCATGCCCTTTCTGCAGGAGCAACCCATCCGAATATACTTCCTGGGTTTCTGGTGCTTGGGATAAATGCGACGTTGCGACGGAACTCGGCGCGATGGTCCCGGCCATAATGATGGTGGGGTGAACGCGAGGGTACCGTCCGGCCCGTGGACTCACGCAAGTGTCAGCTATGGAGCGGTGTCATGCAGTCAGAGCTGCCTCGAGTTGGTGGGCGACGTCGCGAGTGAGCTGCGTGCCTTCAGTCGCCGTGATTCCTCTCCGCCGACTCTGGGTCGCCAGTCGACGGCGGCGCGCTACCACTCGCACTGGCGCTCAGGAACCTGCGACGGCCGGCGCCACTGCTACCGCCGTGAGGTCAGCACGCCAGTGCATTTGACGCGTCGCGTCGCTTTTCCGAACGTCATTTCCACCCTGTCAGTCCTAAGTCCTACACATCAACTCAAACCAGAAGCATTCCCCTTGACAACCCGAGTCGTTGTTGCGATCATCGAGCAGCGGCCTGCCGCGCTGAGCCGGAGAGAACCGTGATACGAACACGGGGGCCAAGCGAGCCTCGGGAGGATGATTCAAATGATGCACCGGGCAAAGAACGAATGGCGAGCCATGGCTCGCGCGACGAGCTGTTGCGTTCTTCTGTTCCTCCTCGCCGGTGCCGCCGCCGGAAGACCTCAGCAACAACTGACCGGCGACGTTGCCGAAGAGCCCGCTGCCGCGAAGTTTGTATATCAGGACGTCGAGAACTTCCTCACTGCTGGCGAAGACATGGCGTCTGGAGCCGATTCGGCCGAGGCGTTGAAATCGCAGTATCTCGACCGCGCCTCACCGGGACTCAAGATGTACATCGAGAAATACGATCTGACCGTCGATCGCCTGCTGGACGCAATGGGCAGGCACCCCGAGGAGTATTCACGCATCGGCGAGACGCTGGAGCTTCTGCGAGCGCACGAGTCTTCCTACAGAGAGGTCTATGCCGACCTTAGGGACGCCATTCCTGATGCGGTTTTTCCTCCCACGTATTTTGTGGTGGGAGGATATCGTGGCATCGGTTCTGGATCAATCGAGGGACCACTGATTTCGATCGAGAAGAAGACGGCACAGTCGATAAGAGAAGACCTGAAGGCGACGCTGGTACACGAGATGGTTCACATGCAGCAGCTCTCTGCGGTGGGCGATGCATACTTCGCCATCTTCTCTGGTGAGGAACGTACGCTGCTGGCGCTCTCGATTCGCGAAGGGGCAGCGACGTTCTTTGCAGAACTGGTTACGGGTGGAAGCGAACACAAGAATCTAGCCCGCGCCTACTATCTTGGTCGGGAGAAAGAGCTCTGGCCGGCGTTTCGAGCAGATATGCTGGGTCACGAAATGGGCGACTGGCTCTGGAGTACTCCAGCTGATCCTGATCAACCCCGAGATGTGGGCTATGCCGTGGGCGCGACAATCGTTGAGGCCTTCTATGAGGCCGCAAGCGACAAGAGAAAGGCGTCTCGGGAAATCATGGCAATTGCGGACTACCCGAATTTCCTAGCGAAGAGTCGGTACCCGGATTGGATGGATCCCGAGTCAGGGCAAAGGTAGCGCGTGGCAAAAGCGGAGGGCCTCCACGAGGCAAGGTGATCTCCAGCAGTTGTTGCCGGTCCTAGCCCAACCAATAGTGGACGTGGCAGGGCGCTACCCACAGCGTGACGACTCTCACTGTCCATCCCACCGTTGAGAAGCTGGGTGGCTTCGGCAATTCGAATCACCGCCCGGGGTACTTCGTTAGATGTGAGATACATGATCTCGAAGATGTCGGCCTACAGCCTGACTACACGCGCGGTACGGGTGTCCTTCCCGGTCCGCAAGACGATGAAATACACACCCGCGGCCACTCTGCGGCTGTCAGACGCAGTCCCGTCCCACGTCAACTTCTGCGCGGTGCCCACGCCCGACCGTATATCAAACCGTCGTATCGCCCGCCCCATCACGTCGTAGATGGAAAGCGTTGCGGTTCCCGCTTCGATCTCCCTGGGAACGACTATCTCGATAGTGGTGGTCGTCGAGAACGGGTTCGGATAGATGCTGAGGAGGCTGTCTGCGGTGGGGAGATCCTCGGATTCGATCTCCGTGAGTTGCGTTTCGTCGCGACAGCTCGCGCACGCTTGCGTGGTATCACTGGGTTCGAGCGCCAGGAAGGCGGTGAACTCCGAGAGTATCCGATATGACGTTGAGAGACCAACTATTTCATTGATGACATCATTCGTTCGCGTACCGGACTCCAGCGCCTCGATCTGTCGGCCCACCCAGGCCGTTTCGATGACGCTGTCGGCATGAACAACCACGTCGTCCGAAAGCGGCACTGAGATTGAAAACGGGGCGCCCCGATGAATGCCGGAGAACGTGACCTCCCATGGTGGCAGACCGACGAACTTGCCCATCTGCGTGATGGCCTTGTCGGTGCTATGAATCGACAGACCGCTGGCGGACGTATGCCGTCCGTACGTGAAACCGGAGGCAAGATCGGTGTACACGTCGACTGCCGTCAGACTTTCACCCGACGACACGATGGCCGAGCGTAGCAGGGACGGAAAGTTCGTACCACCTCCAGACAATGATTCATATTGTCCGCCCGTCAGCTTGGCGAGATTGGTGTAGAGGTAGCCGTTGCCGCGGTACCAGATCCCGCCGATCCGAATCTGGTCTACACCAATATCCTGATAGTCCACAATCTGCAGAGCCCCGCTGGACGAACCCAGGCTAAGATCAGCGATGAGATCGTTTGCTGTCTCGTGATCCTGAAACTGGTCCGAAGCCGAGACCAACATCAGCGTCCCGGCCGACCCGTTTGCCTGCACGAAGTGTATCCCCGACCCCAACAGAGACGGCAAAGAGCTGTATTCCGCAGGCGGACCGACCGTGGCGAAGGCTGTCTCGATCGAAGCTGAGTCCGCCGGCACCCACGAGTCGGAATACGACCGTATGTCAATCTGGGAGACAATAATGTTGAAGAAATCGTCATCCGTCAAGTAGGTCTGCAGCGCCGACCTGACCTCATTCATGACGGCCTGCCGCGACAGGCTGCTATTCGATCGATCATGATCCACAAGGACGGCCACCCTTCGAGACTGCGTCTGACCGAGCAGCTGTGAAGGACGCACAACGAGTTGATAGTAGCCGGCCCCGGCGTTGTCCAGGACGGACAGCTGCACACCATCGTGAAAGGGTTGCGGAACGGACACGGTCACTGTCGACGTGGCATCTAGCGCGGACCGATCAAGTCGAAGCCTGTAATACCGGCCAAAATCTGGGTCGTTGTCTGGAACAAACGGCGCGCTGATCTGGCTCTCCAGGATGCCCGGCTTCCCGCTGAATTCGGCCGGCCACGCGATAATCTTCAGTTCCGGAACAGGGTACTTCGACGCATCAAGCAAATTAACCGGCAGAGGCACCGTCGCCGCGCTCCCCGCGTACGCTGCCGGAACCAGATAGGTGATCTTCACCTGCCGTGTCTCTGATCCCAGCATCGGGTAGACGCGAAGCTCGTAGCGGGTCGGCCCCCGCTTGAACAAAATCGACGGGTCCCTCCTGCGATTGACGATCCCCTCGTAGATGCCGGCTGCCGTCCACTGGTCGAGGATGTATGCACGCATGATTTCGTCACCCACCCAGAGCCAGGAGTCGGTGACCATCGATCCTTCCGGAAGATCGAACATGAGCTCGACCTCCAGCTGCTTGCTTTGTGACAGGCCGGATCCCCGGGACGAGAACGTCAGGTATAGACCGATCTCCATGTAGATCCCGAGTGGTCTTACCGAAACGAATGCCTGTTCGATCGTACCCTGGCGCGTGTCCCACGACCTGTCGGGGTCGAGAACTCGCAGGTACGGATCGGCCTGTACCGTGCCGCAGAGAATGACGAATGCAAAGAGTAGCACTGGGGTTTTCATGGTCGGTCCTCTCCAGCATGATGCATGTCACATCGAAAGAAAACTACGCTGTGTCTGTTGTTCTGTAGGCATGTCCCCTGAGCGATCGTGCGTTATTCTACCATCAGGTGGGTGAGATGTCGGCAGACTTCCATCCATGTAGACTTACTCTCGACCGAGAGCCATACAGCAACCCTGATGACGGTCGCGACGCAGATCGCTGAACCGGAACCGACAGGCTTAGCACGAGACTTGAAGGACTCCGCTCCTGACATCAGGTGCGGGCTTATCCGGGAAGTTGAGTCGGCAAGCACGGACGGTCGTTGCAAGACTCATCGAGGACAGCGCTCTCATGGCACGGACTCAGTTGCGCCGGAAATTCCCTCTTGACAACCGACCGCTTTCTCCCGACCATCAATCAGCGTTGCAACTTGCTTCGCGAGAGCACCGAATTGTCATTAGCACAGAATAGGTGACCGTGGAAACCCGTGTGTCCGACTATATCCGCTCGAAGTTGCGGGAAGCTCTTCCGGAGGACTCCGCGTTAGAGGCCATCGACAGCCTGGCCGGCGCACGGCTTCCTCTGGTTCCGCCGGGCTCCGTTCTCGAGGAGCGAATTCAGCTCGGCATCGTCAAACTCGTGTGCGACCCGCGAGACTCGATCCATGTCGAGCCCGATACTCCGTCAAGATTCGTGTCGGCGCTTGAGCTGGCCAGGATAGACTGGCGTGACCTTCTTGTGTCAGCCGGGCTTGAGCACGAAAACTGGCGTGACGTCCTCATTGAAGCCGGCTATCAAGTTCCGCCGCTTCAGTAGGACCAAGACCCGTTGGCAGCCCGGGAGCTGCGGCCGCCACCAAACAGCCGGACATCGCCGAACCTGGAGTTCGTTCGCTCAGTAACTGCAAAACGCTATCTTCAGCTTCGGCCGGCAAGAAAAGAAAGGAAGCAAGGAGAAACGAATGAAGAAGTTTATGATCCTGCATTTTGGATTCAAGCAGCCCACTCCTGAAATCATGGGTGCGTGGGGCAAGTGGTTCGAATCCATCGCAGACAAGATGGTTGATCAGGGTGGTTTCACCGGCGGCAAAGAGATCTCCGACGCCGGGACCAGGGAGCTACCCTGGGGAATGGAATCGATCACCGGCTACAACATCATTAACGCCGGGAGTCTTGAGGAGGCAGAGGAGCTTGCTCAGAGCAACCCGTACATTGCGAGCGTCCGAGTCTACGAAATCAGAGAGCATTGATAGTCCCTTTGCGATAGCGCGCTGATAGTGTACACGGCTGGACGACCTCGGTCTCGTATTGCCAGATCTGGCCCGCGACGTCTTGAGCAATAGAGGAGGGCGCAGTAGCCAGTAGGCTCGGTCGCGTTCTGAAAGCCTTCGACGGACTATCCAGGAGACACGATATGAGTGCGCCGATTGTTTACTTCGAAATCGCCGGACCAGACGGTGCGAGGCTTCGGTCCTTCTTCGAGCAGGTCTTCGGCTGGGAGATCGACGGATCATCGACGATCGCGTCACGATCCACGGGCGGACTCCGTGGCGGCATACGGGAAGACCCGCCGGACAAGGTGTTCTACCTCGGCGTAGACGACATCGATGACACACTTGCCAGCATCGAAGCCAATGGAGGCAGTGTGGTTTTAACTCGTACGGTCGTACCCGACGTGGTCACGTTCGCCTTGTTCAAGGATCCGGCAGGCAACTTACTCGGAGTCGCCGAGAACGGAAGCTACTCCAGGTGACACCCGGCCGCAGTAAGCGGACGCTCGTGAGCCTCCGCCGTTATGCGGCATTCGCTGGAGCGTACGCGTAGACGACTGCCTCACTGCTAGCGATCGTTAGAATGTCCGTTCGTACACCTGACCGTGACGGATTGCCGTGTCAATCAGGCGAGCGGCTCGACACACCGATGAAGCGAAGCGTTGGCCACTTCATCGAACCAGGCGGTGTAGTCACTCGCTACTTTACGCGCTCCGATGCCATGCGGCCCTTGAGCGTCTCCCCGTCGTCATACGCTGCATGGAAACGGCCGGACATCTGGTCACCATTGACAGAGAAATATGACGTGACGGAGGTAACGGTCCGCCCTTCTCGCAGCGCGCTGGGATAGGACGCCGATCGGGTAACGAGGCTGTCGCCTACCACTGACACCTGCAATCCTATCGGCTCGTCCATATCTGCAAACTTCATCGTCCAGCCTTCGGCGGAATCCGTTCCTTTGATCAAAACAACGACTGCCGGCTCGTCGCTTGCTGCCGTGTAGGCTTCCGTCATCCAGTCTCCTGCATATGCCGCAAGGGGACTAACTTCCGTGGTCGTCTCGTTGTACGACGAGTCCTTTTTTGCACAGCCAAGAAATAATGCGCCCGATAGCGCGATCAATACGAGCGAACTCGCCGAGAAATAGGTGTGTCGATGCATTTTGCAGACTCTTGTGGTGGATCTGAACTGCCCTAGATTACGCGGTATTCCGTTGTAGCGCAAATGCAATTCGTAGCCTCGGTCTCCAGCTCGTGTGATGGCGGCAGAGTCTCATGAGCCACGCGTCTGCCGATATCGGTTTCTGCCCTGGTAGTGCAACGTAATGTCAGGGCAAGGGTACCCGGCCCCGATGCGGCGGATATTCCGGACCGCGGAATTGCCAAAAAACGACGAGCCCGAAGAAGCTGAGAATGACAGCCCGGACCTTTGCGGCCAATTGTGTTATAGTCGGTGCCCGAACGTCACGGCCTGACCATAGAAACACATCCGAACAGAAGACCTGTGCGTCACGCAGCGCAGCAAAAGTGATCGGCCAGGCCTACTTCACATTTCGCATTCAATCGACACGGGGACTTATTGCGACGGTATCCGCAATCCTCGCAAACTCGCCTCTGAGGACCACATGACACGTAACGTAGATCCAACCGAACCCATCCGAAAAAGGGCCGCTGCCTTTCCGGCCATAGCCAGGGGCACATCGTGTAACCAGTCTTCATTCAAAACAGGAAAGCGGACTTTCCTCTACATAGGTCCCGGTCCAAAAGGGATCGGCTTCAAGGCGATGTTCAAACTTGAAGCATCCATGCCACAGGCGCGAAAGCTGGCAGCCCAAAATCCACATCGGTTCGAAGTCGGGTCGACCGGTTGGGTAACCGCTCGATTCACCTCGGACGAACCCATGCCGAAGAAGTTGTGGAGCGAATGGCTTGAAGAAAGTTACGCGCTGAGCAGTGGACCCGGACCCAAACGAAAATAGCAGGAGAGCACGGCCAATTGCTGACGGGAGACGTCGGGGCCGCCTTTCGA belongs to Rhodothermales bacterium and includes:
- a CDS encoding T9SS type A sorting domain-containing protein, whose amino-acid sequence is MKTPVLLFAFVILCGTVQADPYLRVLDPDRSWDTRQGTIEQAFVSVRPLGIYMEIGLYLTFSSRGSGLSQSKQLEVELMFDLPEGSMVTDSWLWVGDEIMRAYILDQWTAAGIYEGIVNRRRDPSILFKRGPTRYELRVYPMLGSETRQVKITYLVPAAYAGSAATVPLPVNLLDASKYPVPELKIIAWPAEFSGKPGILESQISAPFVPDNDPDFGRYYRLRLDRSALDATSTVTVSVPQPFHDGVQLSVLDNAGAGYYQLVVRPSQLLGQTQSRRVAVLVDHDRSNSSLSRQAVMNEVRSALQTYLTDDDFFNIIVSQIDIRSYSDSWVPADSASIETAFATVGPPAEYSSLPSLLGSGIHFVQANGSAGTLMLVSASDQFQDHETANDLIADLSLGSSSGALQIVDYQDIGVDQIRIGGIWYRGNGYLYTNLAKLTGGQYESLSGGGTNFPSLLRSAIVSSGESLTAVDVYTDLASGFTYGRHTSASGLSIHSTDKAITQMGKFVGLPPWEVTFSGIHRGAPFSISVPLSDDVVVHADSVIETAWVGRQIEALESGTRTNDVINEIVGLSTSYRILSEFTAFLALEPSDTTQACASCRDETQLTEIESEDLPTADSLLSIYPNPFSTTTTIEIVVPREIEAGTATLSIYDVMGRAIRRFDIRSGVGTAQKLTWDGTASDSRRVAAGVYFIVLRTGKDTRTARVVRL
- a CDS encoding transcriptional regulator → MTKENLEASRYRFDEFLLDVPDRQLWRGDARIDLNARYLDALVLLVRERGQLVHKSRFFSEVWSDVVVSDSALTQCIKEIRKQLGDDASNPRFIQTVPRSGYRFIGDVEPVAQDRPGARSPKHDNSAEASSVGTVAHSHSRASKPRIWQDSLREWLAGTLGGATAGLFGGLLYGFGLASADAGVGTLSTLFVLVSLNVLVGLTGGFGVGFGLAGAGVAAHFLPKMRVVLRIAGAMFGGLLVGALAKLLGVDAFNLLVGHAPAGITGGPEGAALGAGLALGAYLGNRLGERAGGVACWHSAAGAGFGGAVAGALIPLAGGRLMGGSLDLLAKSFADSRLQLESFGPLFGELHFGQATQAVLGGIEGLLFGSCVVGALALMRRFEDGRSSHWTL